In the genome of Streptomyces racemochromogenes, one region contains:
- a CDS encoding ArsC/Spx/MgsR family protein yields the protein MEIWINPACSKCRSALTLLDAEGADYTVRRYLEDVPSEAEIREVLGRLGLEPWDITRTSDALAKETGVRDLPREETDGARARWIAHLAAHPKLIQRPIITAEDGTAVVARSEEAVRDALSRTGKGRG from the coding sequence ATGGAGATCTGGATCAATCCCGCCTGTTCGAAGTGCCGGAGCGCGCTGACCCTGCTGGACGCGGAGGGCGCCGACTACACGGTGCGCCGCTACCTGGAGGACGTACCGTCCGAGGCCGAGATCCGGGAGGTGCTGGGCCGCCTCGGGCTGGAGCCGTGGGACATCACGCGCACCTCCGACGCCCTCGCGAAGGAGACCGGCGTACGGGACCTGCCGCGCGAGGAGACGGACGGGGCGCGGGCCCGCTGGATCGCCCACCTCGCCGCCCACCCGAAGCTGATCCAGCGCCCGATCATCACCGCCGAGGACGGCACGGCGGTGGTAGCCCGCTCGGAGGAGGCCGTCCGCGACGCCCTCTCCCGCACGGGCAAAGGCCGCGGATGA
- a CDS encoding FAD-dependent oxidoreductase has translation MLSSSHHAAHHADVVIVGAGVSGLAAAHHLIAAGVTVSVLETADDPGGRMATESADGFRLDRVGQLLNTAYTEPARTPGLTGLVLRPFAPGVLVHGADGRQQRAGALTPARALASGSLDQARFSAALGRLAALPLDRVLARPERTALAALGSRGLPPRTVTGVLRPLLSTLLRDPELTTSSRVADLALRTFARGRLAVPEGGAATLPGMLAAALPPGTVRTGIRVRSVATNLVTTEEHGDFGCRAVLLATGARAAAELLPGLRVPAFHEVTVIHHATPEPLPWDGSLLLDADPKWPLAHTTVMSAIDPTRAPAGRSLVTTTVHGPPPPARTVASRLARLYDTSTRDWEPLAVHHTPEAVPAMPPPHDRQRPVRVLAGLYVCGDHRDSNTVQGALHSARRAATALLRDFGIPLPARPEPALPAAA, from the coding sequence GTGCTCAGCAGCTCACACCATGCCGCACATCACGCGGACGTCGTCATCGTAGGAGCCGGAGTCTCAGGACTCGCGGCCGCGCACCACCTGATCGCGGCAGGGGTCACCGTCAGCGTCCTGGAGACCGCCGACGACCCCGGCGGCCGCATGGCCACCGAATCGGCCGACGGGTTCCGGCTCGACCGGGTCGGCCAGCTCCTCAACACCGCCTACACCGAACCGGCCCGCACCCCGGGCCTCACGGGACTGGTCCTGCGCCCCTTCGCCCCCGGCGTCCTGGTGCACGGGGCCGACGGCAGGCAGCAGCGGGCCGGGGCCCTGACCCCCGCCCGCGCGCTCGCCAGCGGCTCCCTCGACCAGGCCCGCTTCAGCGCCGCGCTCGGCCGGCTCGCGGCGCTGCCCCTGGACCGCGTCCTCGCCCGGCCCGAACGCACCGCCCTCGCCGCCCTCGGCTCCCGCGGCCTGCCCCCGCGCACCGTGACCGGCGTCCTGCGCCCCCTGCTGTCCACCCTGCTCCGCGACCCGGAGCTCACCACCTCCAGCCGCGTCGCCGACCTCGCGCTGCGCACCTTCGCCAGAGGCCGCCTCGCCGTGCCCGAGGGCGGCGCGGCCACCCTGCCCGGCATGCTCGCCGCGGCCCTGCCGCCCGGCACCGTCCGCACCGGGATCCGCGTGCGCTCGGTGGCGACCAACCTCGTCACCACCGAGGAGCACGGCGACTTCGGCTGTCGCGCCGTCCTGCTCGCCACCGGCGCCCGGGCGGCCGCCGAACTCCTCCCGGGACTGCGCGTGCCGGCCTTCCACGAGGTCACCGTCATCCACCACGCCACCCCCGAACCCCTGCCCTGGGACGGCTCCCTGCTCCTGGACGCCGACCCGAAGTGGCCGCTCGCCCACACCACCGTGATGAGCGCCATCGACCCCACTCGGGCCCCCGCCGGCCGCAGCCTGGTCACCACCACCGTGCACGGCCCGCCGCCGCCCGCCCGGACCGTCGCCTCCCGGCTGGCCCGGCTGTACGACACCTCGACGCGGGACTGGGAGCCGCTGGCCGTCCACCACACCCCGGAGGCCGTCCCGGCGATGCCCCCGCCCCACGACAGGCAGCGGCCCGTACGCGTCCTGGCCGGGCTCTACGTCTGCGGCGACCACCGCGACTCCAACACCGTCCAGGGCGCCCTGCACTCCGCCCGCCGCGCCGCGACCGCCCTGCTGCGCGACTTCGGCATCCCGCTGCCCGCCCGGCCCGAGCCCGCCCTGCCGGCGGCCGCCTGA
- a CDS encoding alpha/beta hydrolase, whose product MQQQYPQTSPYAQQPQPQPSYGHPPMGPGHGPGPGAGPEQLCVHCGQPPFGPPRPKRSRAKLWIGGAVVAALLAGGGGYAYWGTDWFDGNGEDVTFAKPKPPAQGAGEGSGGGAAATGPDPDVSLPAGPAAQFKQTTKLDDGTRISKTRLKGAKSGFEGDVWVWTPKEYDDPKYANSAFPVMIALPGGNGYPDNYWATMPNIGLQKAIAEASAKGTGLPFVLVMPLLNPDNKNYYDGSDIPGQPKMGTWIAEDVPDLAKANFRTYKSRDGWAIMGNSSGAFVGLKQVMQHPEKFRGVIANGGETAPDSPLWKNNKAEMDANDPAKLAQKLIQSKGPEVYVNFQYGTKEGGRERLEKFQRENGKGPIKIDLYEIKGGDHNGWDYVRGMKEQGLEALSKVMKGPKPNAG is encoded by the coding sequence TTGCAGCAGCAGTACCCGCAGACATCGCCGTACGCGCAGCAGCCGCAGCCGCAGCCGTCGTACGGGCACCCGCCCATGGGCCCCGGCCACGGTCCCGGGCCCGGCGCCGGCCCGGAGCAGCTGTGCGTGCACTGCGGGCAGCCGCCGTTCGGCCCGCCCCGCCCCAAGCGGTCCCGGGCCAAGCTCTGGATCGGCGGGGCCGTGGTCGCCGCGCTGCTCGCCGGCGGGGGCGGCTACGCGTACTGGGGGACGGACTGGTTCGACGGCAACGGCGAGGACGTCACCTTCGCCAAGCCCAAGCCCCCGGCCCAGGGCGCGGGCGAGGGCTCCGGCGGCGGCGCGGCCGCGACCGGCCCCGACCCGGACGTCTCCCTGCCGGCGGGCCCCGCCGCACAGTTCAAGCAAACCACCAAGCTCGACGACGGCACCCGAATATCGAAGACCCGCCTCAAGGGCGCCAAGTCCGGCTTCGAGGGCGACGTCTGGGTGTGGACGCCCAAGGAGTACGACGACCCGAAGTACGCCAACAGCGCCTTCCCCGTGATGATCGCCCTCCCCGGCGGCAACGGCTACCCCGACAACTACTGGGCGACCATGCCCAACATCGGTCTCCAGAAGGCGATAGCGGAGGCTTCCGCCAAGGGCACGGGCCTGCCCTTCGTCCTGGTCATGCCGCTGCTCAACCCCGACAACAAGAACTACTACGACGGCTCCGACATCCCCGGGCAGCCCAAGATGGGCACCTGGATCGCCGAGGACGTCCCCGACCTGGCCAAGGCCAACTTCCGCACGTACAAGTCCCGCGACGGCTGGGCCATCATGGGCAACTCCTCCGGCGCCTTCGTGGGCCTCAAGCAGGTCATGCAGCACCCGGAGAAGTTCCGGGGCGTGATCGCGAACGGCGGCGAGACGGCCCCCGACTCCCCGCTGTGGAAGAACAACAAGGCGGAGATGGACGCCAACGACCCCGCCAAGCTGGCGCAGAAGCTGATCCAGTCGAAGGGGCCGGAGGTCTACGTCAACTTCCAGTACGGGACGAAGGAGGGCGGCCGGGAACGGCTGGAGAAGTTCCAGCGCGAGAACGGCAAGGGCCCCATCAAGATCGACCTGTACGAGATCAAGGGCGGCGACCACAACGGCTGGGACTACGTGCGCGGCATGAAGGAACAGGGCCTGGAGGCCCTGAGCAAGGTCATGAAGGGCCCGAAGCCGAACGCCGGCTAG
- a CDS encoding TIGR01777 family oxidoreductase has translation MRIAITGASGLIGKALVRSLHADGHDTVRFVRRDPAREGEARWDPRSGYVDPAGLRGCDAVVNLAGAGVGDHRWTEAYKREIRDSRVLGTGALARAVAALDDPPGVFVCGSAVGYYGDTGERAVDESAPAGSGFLPSVCVEWEAAAAPAREAGIRTVSARTGLVVAAGGGAWGRMFPIFKAGLGGRLGSGRQYWSFISLHDEVAALRFLMETPGLDGPFNLTAPQPLTNREVTAAMGRVLRRPVAFAVPAPALRLALGELSQDVLGSQRARPARLLESGFTFTYPGIEESIRAAINE, from the coding sequence ATGCGCATCGCCATCACCGGAGCCTCCGGACTCATCGGCAAGGCCCTCGTCCGCTCCCTCCACGCCGACGGCCACGACACCGTCCGCTTCGTGCGGCGCGACCCCGCCCGGGAGGGGGAGGCGCGCTGGGATCCGCGGAGCGGGTACGTCGACCCCGCCGGGCTGCGCGGGTGTGACGCCGTCGTGAACCTGGCGGGGGCCGGCGTCGGCGACCACCGCTGGACGGAGGCGTACAAGAGGGAGATCCGCGACAGCAGGGTGCTGGGGACCGGCGCCCTCGCCCGGGCCGTGGCGGCGCTGGACGATCCGCCGGGGGTGTTCGTGTGCGGGTCGGCGGTCGGGTACTACGGGGACACGGGGGAGCGGGCCGTCGACGAGTCCGCCCCCGCCGGGAGCGGGTTCCTGCCTTCCGTCTGCGTCGAGTGGGAGGCCGCCGCCGCCCCCGCCCGGGAGGCCGGGATCCGGACCGTGTCCGCCCGTACCGGGCTGGTGGTCGCCGCCGGGGGCGGGGCCTGGGGGCGGATGTTCCCGATCTTCAAGGCGGGCCTCGGGGGGCGGCTGGGCAGCGGCCGCCAGTACTGGTCGTTCATCTCCCTGCACGACGAGGTCGCCGCCCTGCGGTTCCTGATGGAGACGCCCGGCCTCGACGGGCCCTTCAACCTGACCGCCCCGCAGCCCCTGACCAACCGTGAGGTCACCGCCGCCATGGGCCGTGTGCTGCGCCGCCCGGTCGCGTTCGCGGTCCCCGCCCCCGCCCTGCGCCTGGCCCTCGGGGAGCTGTCCCAGGACGTGCTGGGCAGTCAGCGGGCGCGTCCGGCGCGGCTGTTGGAGTCCGGGTTCACGTTCACGTACCCCGGCATCGAGGAGTCGATCAGGGCGGCCATCAACGAGTAA
- a CDS encoding nuclease, producing the protein MSMPMLLIRGTFRAKGTKPDGDTLSFTPDDVSDWKRVPGARPVVPGAFGSASIRLESIDALETHYGDKDSPSGVQHQPLTLAHAAADALLKAVGFTDFHRAGDTAGGGTETGGGTGAGTGTGGTAGDDAEKITSTIPETVQGWILTRGADVYGRCVALVGKGLPPAFNGYEVDVDDAVLEKTVNYQLIKDGLVYPTYYSGFSEVLRASLTSAAAAAREAGKGVWKEDRTLRGAEVVSLSSLTGDQGAVILPKLFRRLKDYLDLEPGNPSLACFRAYLAGAWEDRFHLQGRPGVFSGMHHIVEVEGQVVRMTHGPTEVVFVER; encoded by the coding sequence ATGTCCATGCCGATGCTGCTGATCAGGGGAACCTTCCGCGCGAAGGGCACCAAACCCGACGGGGACACCCTCTCCTTCACCCCGGACGACGTGAGCGACTGGAAGCGCGTGCCGGGCGCCAGGCCGGTCGTGCCGGGGGCCTTCGGCAGCGCCTCCATCCGCCTCGAGAGCATCGACGCCCTGGAGACCCACTACGGCGACAAGGACTCGCCCTCGGGCGTACAGCACCAGCCCCTGACCCTGGCACACGCGGCCGCGGACGCGCTGCTGAAGGCGGTCGGCTTCACCGACTTCCACCGGGCCGGGGACACGGCCGGGGGCGGGACCGAGACCGGCGGCGGGACCGGGGCAGGAACCGGGACCGGGGGTACGGCCGGCGACGACGCCGAGAAGATCACCAGCACCATCCCGGAGACCGTCCAGGGCTGGATCCTCACCCGCGGCGCCGACGTCTACGGCCGGTGCGTGGCCCTCGTCGGCAAGGGCCTGCCGCCCGCGTTCAACGGCTACGAGGTCGACGTGGACGACGCGGTGCTGGAGAAGACGGTCAACTACCAGCTGATCAAGGACGGCCTGGTCTACCCCACCTACTACAGCGGCTTCTCCGAGGTGCTGCGCGCGTCCCTCACCTCGGCCGCCGCGGCGGCGCGGGAGGCGGGCAAGGGCGTATGGAAGGAGGACCGAACCCTCAGGGGGGCCGAGGTCGTCTCCCTGTCCTCGCTGACCGGCGACCAGGGGGCCGTGATCCTCCCGAAGCTCTTCCGCCGGCTGAAGGACTACCTGGACCTGGAGCCGGGGAACCCGTCCCTCGCCTGCTTCCGCGCCTACCTGGCGGGGGCGTGGGAGGACCGGTTCCACCTCCAGGGCAGGCCGGGCGTGTTCAGCGGCATGCACCACATCGTCGAGGTGGAGGGGCAGGTGGTGAGGATGACCCACGGCCCGACGGAGGTCGTCTTCGTGGAGCGGTGA
- a CDS encoding VIT1/CCC1 transporter family protein, producing MTDTRSAAISTRLNWLRAGVLGANDGIISTAGLVVGVAGATTSRTAILTAGVAGLLAGSLSMAAGEYVSVSSQRDSERAALEVERRELAQEPEAELDELTELLAARGLSRDLAREAAVQLTERDALRAHARVELGIEPDELANPWHAAFASLLAFTAGALLPLLAVVLPGASWRVPVTVVAVLGALALCGVVSARLGGAPVPRAVLRNVVGGAVAMAVTYAVGTWLGSA from the coding sequence GTGACGGATACGCGGAGCGCGGCGATCAGCACCCGGCTGAACTGGCTGCGGGCGGGGGTGCTCGGCGCCAACGACGGCATCATCTCCACCGCGGGCCTGGTCGTCGGCGTGGCCGGCGCCACCACCTCGCGCACCGCGATCCTCACGGCGGGCGTGGCCGGGCTCCTCGCCGGCTCGCTGTCGATGGCGGCGGGGGAGTACGTGTCGGTCAGCTCGCAGCGGGACTCCGAGCGGGCGGCGCTGGAGGTGGAGCGGCGGGAGCTGGCACAGGAGCCGGAAGCGGAGCTGGACGAGCTGACGGAGCTGCTGGCCGCGCGGGGCCTGAGCCGCGACCTGGCCCGGGAGGCCGCCGTGCAGCTGACGGAACGGGACGCGCTGCGGGCGCACGCCCGGGTGGAGCTGGGGATCGAGCCGGACGAGCTGGCGAACCCGTGGCACGCCGCCTTCGCCAGCCTGCTCGCCTTCACGGCCGGGGCGCTGCTGCCGCTGCTGGCGGTGGTCCTGCCGGGGGCGTCGTGGCGGGTGCCGGTGACGGTGGTGGCGGTGCTGGGGGCGCTGGCGCTGTGCGGGGTCGTCAGCGCGCGGCTGGGCGGGGCGCCGGTGCCGAGGGCGGTGCTGCGGAACGTGGTGGGCGGGGCCGTCGCGATGGCCGTCACGTACGCGGTGGGCACCTGGCTGGGCTCGGCCTGA
- a CDS encoding PP2C family protein-serine/threonine phosphatase, with the protein MMPSLAPSTPARSQFSRVLIAALRVSVTPPLSRRAPGRATRRARSGPPYQGGGVRRGREEPGWLQGAPPPRWARIAPAVALVALCLTQWTTRTEELGYFLAALPAVAAFAYGPAGTAVFAAIVLLLLGVPELRVGHARGSDLATVATVGLLSMVIAWVRRRRDTQLVSVRTVAEAAQLAVLPPVPERVGRVRCAGLYRAAQRGTLVGGDLFDVRAGPYGVRVVVGDVQGHGLAAVGTVASLLGAFREAVLDDRGLAAVATRLDRRLAADAAADCVAHPELFATALLLEFPPALDLVRVVSCGHPPALLLRGPTVTEVAVEPGPPLGLGLTGPALPAVAELPLLPGDRLLAHTDGVTEARDAAGHFYPLAVRVPVLANDPAGLVPAVWRDLAAFTAGGPRDDVALLLLSPEQRLPGAAGPA; encoded by the coding sequence ATGATGCCGTCGTTGGCGCCGAGCACCCCCGCCCGCAGCCAGTTCAGCCGGGTGCTGATCGCCGCGCTCCGCGTATCCGTCACGCCACCACTGTCGCGGCGCGCGCCCGGCAGGGCCACCCGGCGTGCGCGGTCCGGGCCGCCGTACCAGGGTGGAGGGGTGAGACGCGGACGGGAGGAGCCGGGCTGGCTGCAGGGGGCACCGCCGCCGCGCTGGGCCCGGATCGCGCCCGCGGTGGCCCTGGTCGCCCTCTGCCTCACCCAGTGGACCACCCGCACGGAGGAGCTGGGCTACTTCCTGGCGGCCCTGCCCGCCGTGGCCGCCTTCGCCTACGGGCCCGCCGGCACGGCCGTCTTCGCCGCGATCGTGCTGCTCCTGCTCGGCGTCCCCGAGCTGCGGGTCGGACACGCGCGCGGCAGCGACCTGGCCACCGTGGCCACCGTCGGACTGCTCAGCATGGTCATCGCCTGGGTACGGCGGCGCCGGGACACCCAGCTGGTCAGCGTGCGTACGGTCGCCGAGGCGGCCCAGCTGGCGGTGCTGCCGCCGGTGCCGGAGCGGGTGGGCCGGGTGCGCTGCGCCGGGCTGTACCGGGCCGCGCAGCGGGGCACGCTGGTCGGCGGCGACCTGTTCGACGTACGGGCCGGGCCGTACGGGGTGCGGGTGGTGGTCGGGGACGTGCAGGGGCACGGGCTGGCGGCCGTCGGAACGGTGGCCTCGTTGCTCGGCGCGTTCCGCGAGGCGGTCCTGGACGACCGGGGGCTCGCGGCGGTGGCGACGCGGCTGGACCGGCGGCTGGCGGCGGACGCGGCCGCGGACTGCGTGGCGCACCCCGAGCTGTTCGCGACGGCGCTGCTGCTGGAGTTCCCGCCGGCGCTGGACCTCGTACGGGTCGTGTCGTGCGGGCATCCGCCGGCGCTGCTGCTGCGGGGGCCCACGGTCACGGAGGTGGCCGTGGAGCCGGGGCCCCCGCTGGGCCTGGGCCTGACCGGGCCGGCACTCCCGGCGGTGGCCGAGCTGCCGCTGCTGCCCGGCGACCGGCTGCTCGCGCACACCGACGGGGTCACCGAGGCCCGCGACGCGGCCGGGCACTTCTACCCGCTGGCGGTACGGGTCCCCGTGCTGGCGAACGACCCGGCGGGGCTGGTACCGGCGGTGTGGCGGGACCTCGCGGCCTTCACCGCCGGCGGCCCGCGCGACGACGTGGCGCTGCTGCTGCTGTCGCCCGAACAGCGGTTGCCGGGCGCGGCGGGGCCCGCCTAG
- a CDS encoding regulator: MTERPAQRVPNRQLAALIAEAGFSNAGLARRVDQLGLEHGLDLRYDKTSVTRWLRGQQPRGTTPALIAEVFTRRLGRRLSAQDLGLDACAPVYAGLEFAATPEEAVDIASGLWRKDSGSHAELRKIAFTPAGLVVPSRDWLIGRADERVGRGADPAAHRVPTQGRTSVPRQRQIDRGPGQRVTSGDIAALRSVSELFRTLDHTYGGGHARQALVRYLEHEAEPMLRGTYGETTGRRLFAAAADLTRLAGWTSYDIAAHGLAQRYFVQALRLAQAAGDRPYGSYVLITMSRQAVYLGHGREAVQLARVAQQGVGSGPPPVVQSLLHASEARGHAVLGEVRAATASLVRAERALGAARPGDDVPHWARLFDEGQLADEFGHCHRDLQQYRASAQHAERSLQLRAPGFARSRLFCRVVLATARLGLGELDQACALGAEAAQQAMEMRSVRAVEYVRDFERRLEPYRDAAAVRTYRDRVSALS, encoded by the coding sequence ATGACCGAACGACCTGCCCAGCGTGTCCCCAACCGGCAGCTCGCGGCACTGATCGCGGAAGCCGGGTTCTCCAACGCCGGGCTCGCCCGCCGTGTCGACCAGCTCGGTCTGGAACACGGTCTGGACCTGCGGTACGACAAAACCTCCGTGACCCGCTGGCTACGCGGCCAGCAGCCCCGCGGCACCACCCCGGCGCTGATCGCGGAGGTCTTCACGCGCCGCCTCGGGCGGCGGCTGTCGGCACAGGATCTGGGCCTGGACGCGTGCGCTCCCGTCTACGCCGGGCTGGAGTTCGCGGCCACCCCGGAGGAGGCCGTGGACATCGCGAGCGGGCTGTGGCGCAAGGACTCCGGCTCCCACGCCGAGCTCCGCAAGATCGCCTTCACCCCGGCCGGCCTGGTGGTGCCCAGCCGGGACTGGCTGATCGGACGCGCCGATGAACGCGTCGGCCGCGGCGCCGACCCCGCCGCGCACCGGGTCCCCACCCAGGGCCGCACCTCGGTGCCCCGGCAGCGGCAGATCGACCGGGGGCCCGGACAGCGGGTGACCAGCGGGGACATCGCGGCGCTGCGCTCGGTCAGCGAGCTGTTCCGGACCCTGGACCACACCTACGGCGGCGGCCACGCCCGCCAGGCCCTGGTGCGGTACCTGGAGCACGAGGCCGAGCCGATGCTGCGCGGCACCTACGGGGAGACCACCGGGCGCCGGCTGTTCGCCGCGGCCGCCGACCTGACCCGGCTCGCGGGCTGGACCTCCTACGACATCGCCGCGCACGGGCTGGCGCAGCGGTACTTCGTCCAGGCGCTGCGGCTGGCGCAGGCGGCCGGGGACCGGCCGTACGGGTCGTACGTGCTGATCACCATGAGCCGTCAGGCCGTCTACCTGGGGCACGGCCGGGAGGCGGTGCAGCTGGCCCGGGTCGCCCAGCAGGGCGTGGGCTCGGGGCCGCCGCCGGTGGTGCAGTCGCTGCTGCACGCCTCGGAGGCGCGGGGGCACGCGGTGCTGGGCGAGGTGCGGGCGGCGACGGCCTCGCTGGTGCGGGCGGAGCGGGCGCTGGGCGCGGCCCGGCCGGGGGACGACGTACCGCACTGGGCGCGGCTGTTCGACGAGGGGCAGCTCGCGGACGAGTTCGGGCACTGCCACCGGGACCTCCAGCAGTACCGGGCCTCGGCGCAGCACGCGGAGCGCTCGCTCCAGCTGAGGGCGCCCGGCTTCGCGCGGTCGCGGCTGTTCTGCCGGGTGGTGCTGGCCACGGCGCGGCTGGGGCTGGGCGAGCTGGACCAGGCGTGCGCGCTGGGGGCGGAGGCGGCGCAGCAGGCGATGGAGATGCGGTCGGTGCGCGCGGTGGAGTACGTACGGGACTTCGAGCGGCGGCTGGAGCCGTACCGGGACGCGGCGGCGGTGCGGACGTACCGGGACCGGGTGTCGGCGCTCAGCTGA